A genomic window from Levilactobacillus yonginensis includes:
- a CDS encoding multicopper oxidase family protein codes for MTKSIYTDYFFDEAAYNTHDGGYVPLAEPKTPQQPLRIPPLLKPDKETTTDTYYTVEAQAGETQLLPGKKTKTWGYNGSLLGQTIVFAKGKTMHIDLKNSLPELTTFHWHGLNVPGPYTDGGCHAPVYPGKTRHIDFKVDQPAATLWLHAHPCPSTAEQVWHGLAGLALVTDDVEAKLPFPRNYGVDDIPLVLQDRRFHEDNQWDYNADYDPDGVQGPTPMINGTINPYFDVTTQRVRLRILDGANRREWRLHFDDDLPFTQIASDGGVMPEPVEFTHLMLTCAERAEIIVDFGKVTPGKTVTLYSDDVPLVRFRVHDFATDTAKLPDHLVDIPDPEVTPDTPIRKVVMSGMDEQVMIDGKKFEMQRIDAKQKVGNVELWDVTNTNDMEGGMVHPFHMHGTQFLVVSRNGHEPYANEHGFKDTVGVNPGETVRLKVRFDKPGVFMYHCHIIEHEDGGMMAQIEAYDPQHPQTYKLMDMDTLMNAVAEERGIDVKDLHLAGMSSYEKMGMKM; via the coding sequence ATGACAAAATCAATTTACACCGATTATTTCTTTGATGAGGCGGCTTACAATACACACGATGGTGGGTATGTGCCGCTGGCAGAACCGAAAACACCACAACAACCGTTGCGGATTCCACCATTGTTGAAACCCGATAAAGAGACGACAACGGATACATATTACACGGTCGAGGCTCAGGCTGGGGAAACCCAACTACTGCCCGGGAAGAAAACGAAGACCTGGGGGTACAACGGCTCGTTACTTGGCCAAACCATTGTGTTTGCTAAGGGCAAGACCATGCACATTGATCTAAAAAATAGTTTACCAGAGTTGACTACGTTTCACTGGCACGGTTTGAACGTGCCAGGGCCATATACTGACGGTGGCTGTCACGCTCCCGTTTATCCTGGCAAGACGCGTCACATTGATTTTAAGGTTGATCAACCGGCTGCTACGTTATGGCTACACGCCCATCCGTGTCCATCAACTGCCGAACAGGTTTGGCACGGGTTAGCCGGGTTGGCGTTGGTGACCGATGACGTGGAAGCCAAATTGCCATTTCCACGGAACTACGGGGTGGATGACATTCCGTTGGTTCTACAAGATCGGCGTTTTCATGAAGACAATCAGTGGGATTACAACGCTGATTACGATCCTGACGGGGTTCAAGGGCCGACGCCAATGATCAACGGGACCATCAATCCTTACTTTGATGTCACCACCCAACGGGTTCGCCTCCGTATCTTGGATGGCGCTAACCGACGTGAATGGCGGCTACACTTTGACGATGACCTGCCATTCACGCAGATTGCCTCCGACGGTGGGGTTATGCCAGAACCGGTTGAATTTACGCACCTGATGTTAACCTGTGCTGAACGGGCTGAAATCATCGTGGACTTTGGTAAGGTCACGCCTGGTAAGACAGTCACACTGTACAGTGACGATGTGCCATTGGTTCGGTTCAGAGTCCATGATTTTGCGACGGATACAGCGAAATTACCAGACCACCTGGTTGATATCCCAGACCCAGAAGTGACGCCAGACACGCCGATTCGTAAAGTCGTAATGTCTGGGATGGATGAACAAGTCATGATCGACGGTAAGAAATTTGAAATGCAACGGATCGATGCCAAACAGAAGGTAGGCAACGTTGAGTTATGGGACGTTACCAATACCAATGACATGGAGGGCGGCATGGTCCACCCATTCCATATGCACGGCACCCAATTCTTAGTGGTTTCTCGCAATGGCCACGAACCGTACGCCAACGAGCACGGCTTTAAGGACACGGTCGGCGTCAACCCTGGTGAAACGGTCCGGTTAAAGGTTCGGTTCGACAAGCCGGGTGTCTTCATGTATCACTGCCACATTATTGAGCATGAAGATGGTGGAATGATGGCCCAAATTGAAGCGTACGATCCACAACATCCACAGACGTACAAGCTGATGGATATGGACACGCTAATGAATGCGGTCGCTGAGGAGCGAGGTATTGACGTTAAGGACCTGCACCTGGCCGGAATGAGTTCCTATGAGAAGATGGGAATGAAGATGTAA
- a CDS encoding heavy metal translocating P-type ATPase — translation MRRLRQYREFWCVIVLGVIALWLQFVTHQAGVAQVIVTALGVLLALMMFIDMVKTLRSGKFGVDLLAITAVLATLAVGEYWAALIVLLMLTGGDALEDFAAQRANSELQELLDNSPQTAHRLVADQLADIPVGKVVVGDHLVVRPGEVIPVDGTLLTGPTTVNEASLTGEAQPIEKVIGNTVMSGSINGEASVQLQADQTASNSQYQNIVRLVKQAEEQPAKFVRMADRYAVPFTLLAYVIAGIAWAVSGDPVRFAEVLVVASPCPLILAAPIALISGMSRASRNGIIVKTGTTLEKLAKVNTFAFDKTGTITQGKLVVDRVVPASAVTVETLLQLAASTEQHSGHVLAQSLVAATTGALLNATEVTEVTAQGVEATIDGQKIRVGKASFVTDEDVDKPDQTAVFVSAAGLYQGYISFSDRVRPEAASTMTALRDAQVSHLLMISGDREPIARQIASEVGIDQIHAECLPADKIAVLAKLPADQRPVAMVGDGINDAPSLATADVGIAMGAHGATAASESADAVVLKDDLTRVNMARRIAQDTMRVAKQAVLIGIFICTALMLVASFGVIPAIIGAVFQEIVDTVTILYALRARTDR, via the coding sequence ATGCGCCGTTTAAGACAGTACCGGGAGTTTTGGTGTGTCATTGTTTTAGGGGTAATTGCTTTATGGCTTCAATTTGTTACTCACCAAGCTGGTGTGGCGCAAGTGATTGTGACCGCTTTGGGAGTTCTGTTGGCACTAATGATGTTTATTGACATGGTCAAGACCCTGCGGTCCGGTAAATTCGGGGTGGATTTGTTGGCCATCACTGCAGTGTTGGCCACACTGGCGGTTGGCGAATACTGGGCCGCTTTGATTGTGTTATTAATGTTGACCGGGGGCGATGCGCTGGAAGATTTTGCAGCGCAACGGGCAAACAGTGAACTTCAAGAACTCCTGGATAATTCACCCCAGACGGCCCATCGGTTAGTGGCTGACCAGCTCGCGGATATCCCCGTTGGGAAGGTCGTGGTAGGAGACCACCTGGTCGTTCGTCCTGGTGAAGTTATTCCCGTTGATGGGACTCTCTTAACTGGGCCCACTACGGTTAATGAGGCGTCTCTGACCGGTGAAGCCCAGCCGATTGAGAAGGTGATTGGTAACACTGTCATGTCTGGGAGTATCAACGGGGAGGCTTCGGTCCAGTTACAGGCCGACCAGACTGCGAGCAACAGCCAGTACCAAAACATTGTGCGATTGGTCAAACAGGCTGAAGAACAGCCCGCGAAGTTCGTTCGAATGGCGGACCGTTACGCTGTGCCGTTCACATTGTTGGCTTACGTGATTGCCGGCATCGCCTGGGCAGTATCGGGTGATCCGGTTCGGTTTGCTGAGGTATTGGTCGTGGCCTCACCATGTCCCTTGATTTTAGCGGCACCAATCGCCTTAATTTCCGGCATGAGTCGGGCTAGTCGAAATGGTATTATTGTGAAGACTGGGACCACACTGGAAAAGCTGGCGAAGGTGAATACGTTTGCGTTTGATAAGACCGGAACGATTACCCAGGGAAAGTTGGTGGTTGATCGCGTTGTTCCTGCTTCGGCGGTGACCGTGGAGACGCTTCTTCAATTGGCTGCCAGCACGGAACAGCACTCCGGCCACGTTTTAGCTCAGTCACTAGTTGCGGCAACCACGGGGGCTCTCCTGAACGCGACCGAAGTAACTGAAGTGACGGCTCAAGGGGTTGAAGCTACCATCGATGGTCAAAAAATCCGGGTCGGTAAGGCCAGTTTTGTAACGGATGAAGACGTTGACAAACCTGACCAGACGGCGGTGTTTGTTTCGGCAGCTGGCTTGTATCAAGGCTATATCAGCTTTAGCGACCGGGTGCGGCCAGAAGCCGCCTCTACCATGACGGCACTACGGGATGCTCAGGTCAGTCACCTGCTGATGATTTCGGGCGACCGTGAACCAATTGCTCGGCAGATTGCTAGTGAAGTGGGAATTGACCAGATTCACGCAGAGTGTTTACCTGCTGATAAAATTGCGGTACTGGCGAAATTGCCGGCTGATCAGCGACCAGTTGCGATGGTCGGTGATGGTATCAACGACGCGCCATCGTTGGCCACGGCCGACGTGGGAATCGCTATGGGAGCCCATGGTGCCACGGCCGCGAGTGAGTCCGCCGATGCCGTGGTGTTGAAAGACGATTTGACCCGAGTCAATATGGCTCGACGGATTGCACAAGATACTATGCGCGTGGCCAAGCAGGCTGTATTAATTGGAATTTTCATCTGTACTGCGTTGATGCTAGTTGCCAGCTTTGGGGTGATTCCGGCCATCATTGGGGCTGTCTTTCAAGAGATTGTCGACACAGTGACGATTCTCTACGCTTTGCGGGCCCGAACGGATCGATAA
- a CDS encoding collagen binding domain-containing protein translates to MIKNSKVYRLIIGLLAMVLVLVVSQMAIPAKAATNYNGADFTTSASVTNGPDFKHKDTIDIQYNLNFGNTPIHSGDTITLDFPENLKGKTPGDEFKVYDTDGTVIGNAVVSDTGVVITMNEALEGKTNDKLTLNLATKYRYEDTGEKDVTFQLKDKGNSTSQINIVSDEANLSKKGVLQDDGTIKWTILVNRQELEMKNLDVTDTIGDHQDLIHGVTVSNGTWTSTTSYKREKPAMTEGDDYNVTYNDKGFDLAFTDTVNNLVVIDYYTKVTDPSLIDSGYKFRNNAVMNWGGGTSGGKNSEEANGKVSSSNGNSGSGGGDTNTNETDEEEEDNNTGTIDVDEGIETDKEQEEREQKEKDEAAKKEAAEAAAKKAAAKKAAAAKAASLKHQPAKATVTENGGHTVSAGNTKLPQTREANATSLSIWGVALATATLGASALVRRHF, encoded by the coding sequence TTGATTAAAAATAGTAAAGTGTACCGACTGATAATCGGACTATTAGCTATGGTCCTGGTATTAGTTGTCAGTCAGATGGCAATACCGGCCAAAGCGGCCACTAATTATAATGGTGCGGACTTCACCACTTCAGCAAGTGTGACCAATGGTCCGGACTTCAAACATAAAGATACGATTGATATTCAGTACAACTTGAATTTTGGAAACACCCCCATTCATAGTGGGGATACCATTACGTTGGACTTTCCTGAGAATCTGAAAGGGAAAACGCCGGGTGATGAATTCAAAGTCTATGACACAGATGGGACTGTCATTGGCAACGCCGTAGTCTCTGACACTGGTGTCGTCATTACCATGAATGAGGCCCTTGAGGGTAAGACCAACGATAAATTAACGTTGAACCTAGCTACCAAGTACCGGTACGAAGATACTGGTGAAAAGGACGTTACGTTCCAATTGAAAGATAAGGGCAACAGCACGTCACAGATCAACATTGTGTCTGACGAAGCCAATTTGTCCAAGAAGGGTGTCTTACAAGACGATGGCACCATCAAATGGACGATCCTGGTTAACCGTCAAGAACTTGAAATGAAGAACCTGGATGTCACTGATACGATTGGTGATCACCAAGACTTGATTCATGGCGTGACTGTCAGCAATGGGACGTGGACGAGTACAACCAGCTACAAGCGTGAAAAGCCAGCTATGACTGAGGGCGACGACTACAACGTTACATATAATGACAAGGGGTTTGACCTGGCATTTACCGACACAGTCAACAACCTCGTGGTTATTGACTACTACACTAAGGTTACCGACCCTTCCCTGATTGATTCTGGTTATAAGTTTCGGAACAACGCCGTGATGAATTGGGGTGGCGGTACCTCTGGTGGCAAGAATTCCGAAGAAGCTAATGGGAAGGTTTCCTCCTCTAACGGTAACAGCGGTTCTGGTGGTGGTGACACGAACACGAACGAAACCGATGAAGAAGAGGAAGACAACAATACCGGAACAATCGATGTTGACGAAGGTATTGAAACCGACAAAGAACAAGAAGAACGTGAGCAAAAAGAAAAGGATGAAGCTGCCAAGAAGGAAGCTGCAGAGGCTGCAGCCAAGAAAGCCGCAGCTAAAAAGGCTGCTGCCGCTAAAGCTGCTAGTCTGAAGCACCAACCAGCCAAGGCGACGGTTACCGAAAATGGTGGCCATACCGTTTCTGCAGGGAACACTAAGTTGCCTCAGACGCGTGAAGCCAACGCCACTTCACTGAGCATTTGGGGTGTCGCTTTAGCGACGGCCACGTTGGGTGCCAGCGCACTGGTGCGTCGTCACTTCTAA
- a CDS encoding iron-sulfur cluster biosynthesis family protein, which yields MKITIKDAAQAYLAENVQSDAVLLLTTDDGSNRYSTVGGTCAIGDKFQFVALTDSDPDYAIPLENNLGLQLFTNADTELYLSNGLILDRVFNQLSLRDDSGILDSAVGLITYTAEEKSDLDLKKEMQTLGTRIC from the coding sequence ATGAAAATCACGATTAAGGATGCAGCACAGGCTTATTTGGCAGAGAACGTTCAGTCGGACGCCGTGCTCTTATTAACGACGGATGATGGTTCCAACCGGTACTCTACGGTTGGTGGGACCTGTGCCATTGGAGATAAATTTCAGTTTGTGGCGTTGACCGACAGTGATCCCGATTATGCCATTCCCTTAGAAAACAACTTGGGACTGCAACTGTTTACCAATGCTGATACGGAACTGTATCTCAGCAACGGGTTGATTCTGGATCGGGTGTTCAATCAGTTGTCGCTGCGTGATGACTCCGGAATTTTGGACAGCGCGGTGGGCCTAATTACCTACACGGCTGAAGAAAAATCTGATTTAGACTTAAAAAAGGAAATGCAAACGTTAGGAACTCGTATCTGCTAG
- a CDS encoding GntR family transcriptional regulator translates to MNFNFDSPEPIYLQVAEQVEEAIFTGIYRAGEQVPSTTEISKEFHINPATVLKGINRLVAAGVIEKRRGVGMFVTATAAESIREKRRAEFFDRYVSRFTSEAQKLNLSEDEVVALIKRGYEQ, encoded by the coding sequence ATGAATTTTAACTTTGATAGTCCGGAACCCATTTACCTACAAGTAGCCGAACAGGTTGAAGAGGCCATTTTTACCGGCATCTACCGGGCGGGTGAACAGGTTCCGTCGACAACGGAAATCTCGAAAGAATTTCATATCAATCCAGCGACGGTGCTCAAAGGGATTAATCGACTGGTCGCTGCCGGGGTTATTGAAAAGCGGCGGGGCGTCGGTATGTTTGTTACGGCCACGGCTGCAGAAAGCATTCGTGAGAAGCGGCGGGCAGAGTTTTTTGATCGCTATGTCAGCCGGTTCACCAGTGAGGCACAGAAGCTGAACTTGTCGGAGGATGAGGTGGTTGCTCTGATCAAACGTGGGTATGAGCAGTAA
- a CDS encoding FtsX-like permease family protein, giving the protein MLGKLALAGIKNRRRDYLVLLAGLTMSAAIFYMFANLATNRAFIKANAVASSASLIFGFGAVLLILITVVYIMYANSFLLSMRQHDYGLFMMLGAKRKRIGELVFLETLILGMVATAIGLVLGLLMSKFLVGFLLDSLGLHLAHLTSFYVPAIIATAILYVGLFILASLFNLIRLTRTTVLKLLHSDEQANQTQVKPFRQAVAGVLGLILLAIGYWALAAIKVLQTAAIPLALVTITLGTYLLFRATILMFIRSLRKTAWAKKHLNSFLLGQLNFRVHNYTRMLTIVSLLFAMALGAITVGSGYHRQLPMMAGNFGAYTIAIHDKTAQEQRLIDRLDISHQATYTQKRQGKMVYYNAAELAKHPFEQLQMTTGDNVKTSYVTESIKKFQKTGPTDIDFLGLATTSQRMLTPKIMSASQFAEQSGKTTTVTTVRVKDLQRDTPTIKKLAKLERQRFRQPTEMTIGSYQSYEMMTGFFGGLEFMGYFLGIAFLAMLASCLMFKILSGAPGDQRRYRMLYKVGVRYQLMRSGIAKEIGILFLIPGIMGIIDVLFGLQMFKPLMQSPMSPYLGIGSTFAIFLGLYAIYYLITLVLYWRIVLPKAAVK; this is encoded by the coding sequence ATGTTAGGAAAATTAGCATTAGCCGGGATCAAGAACCGCCGTCGCGACTACCTGGTCTTACTGGCAGGTCTGACCATGTCGGCCGCCATCTTCTATATGTTTGCCAACCTGGCAACCAATCGTGCCTTCATCAAAGCCAACGCGGTCGCTTCATCTGCCAGCCTGATTTTTGGTTTTGGTGCGGTTCTGTTGATTTTGATCACCGTCGTTTATATCATGTATGCCAACAGCTTCCTCCTCAGCATGCGACAGCACGACTACGGATTATTCATGATGTTGGGTGCCAAACGCAAGCGCATCGGGGAATTGGTTTTCTTAGAAACATTGATTCTAGGAATGGTCGCCACGGCAATTGGGCTGGTCTTAGGCTTATTGATGAGTAAATTTTTAGTCGGTTTTCTACTAGATAGTTTAGGTTTACACCTGGCACATTTGACATCCTTTTACGTACCAGCCATTATAGCCACGGCAATCTTGTACGTGGGACTTTTCATCTTGGCATCGCTGTTCAACCTGATTCGCCTGACCAGAACGACCGTCCTGAAATTACTGCATAGTGACGAACAGGCAAATCAAACACAAGTTAAGCCATTCCGGCAAGCAGTTGCTGGGGTACTGGGGCTGATTCTACTAGCTATCGGGTACTGGGCTTTGGCGGCCATTAAGGTTCTGCAGACGGCAGCTATTCCGCTGGCACTGGTCACAATTACGTTGGGAACGTATCTTCTCTTCAGAGCGACCATCTTAATGTTTATTCGGTCGTTACGCAAGACGGCTTGGGCTAAGAAACATTTGAATAGCTTCCTATTAGGTCAGTTAAACTTCCGGGTTCACAACTACACGCGGATGTTGACGATTGTTTCACTGCTGTTTGCCATGGCCCTTGGGGCGATAACGGTCGGTTCCGGCTACCACCGCCAATTACCAATGATGGCGGGTAATTTCGGTGCCTATACCATTGCTATTCACGATAAGACGGCGCAGGAACAGCGATTAATTGATCGCCTGGATATTAGTCACCAAGCGACCTACACGCAAAAACGTCAAGGGAAGATGGTTTACTATAACGCGGCTGAATTAGCTAAGCACCCCTTTGAACAACTGCAAATGACCACTGGTGATAACGTGAAGACCAGTTACGTCACGGAATCCATTAAGAAATTTCAGAAGACTGGCCCCACTGATATTGATTTCTTGGGGTTAGCCACAACGTCTCAGCGGATGTTGACGCCCAAAATTATGTCGGCTAGTCAATTCGCTGAGCAGTCAGGAAAGACGACCACGGTGACGACGGTGCGGGTTAAAGACCTACAGCGAGATACGCCGACAATTAAAAAGCTGGCTAAATTGGAACGGCAACGATTCCGCCAACCAACCGAAATGACGATTGGTAGTTATCAGTCGTACGAAATGATGACCGGGTTCTTCGGTGGCTTGGAATTTATGGGCTACTTCCTGGGAATTGCCTTCCTGGCCATGCTGGCCTCCTGCCTAATGTTCAAGATTTTGTCCGGCGCTCCTGGGGACCAGCGACGTTACCGGATGCTCTACAAAGTTGGGGTTCGTTACCAGCTGATGCGGTCGGGAATCGCAAAAGAAATTGGGATTTTATTCTTGATTCCTGGTATCATGGGTATAATTGATGTTTTGTTCGGTCTGCAAATGTTCAAACCACTGATGCAATCGCCGATGAGCCCATACCTGGGCATCGGGAGCACCTTCGCGATTTTCTTAGGACTGTACGCCATTTACTACCTGATTACGTTGGTTCTTTATTGGCGGATCGTCTTACCTAAGGCCGCGGTTAAGTAA
- a CDS encoding ABC transporter ATP-binding protein, with protein sequence MTTSNAVVSVAGLEKTYGKANERQYKALKDINFQVAKGEFVGIMGASGSGKTTLLNMLSTLDTPTKGDVIVNGHDVTKMRGNQLADFRAEEVGFIFQDFNLLESLTAEENIGLPLALKGTSSRVMDQAIHEVAETLSIADLLQKYPAELSGGQKQRVAAARAIVHHPSILMGDEPTGALDSTSARELLDLLTTINQKQAMSVLLVTHDPFSASFCQRILFIKDGQIGSELRRENQDRSAFYQEILNELGTFNE encoded by the coding sequence ATGACAACATCAAATGCAGTCGTCAGTGTTGCTGGCCTGGAAAAGACGTATGGTAAAGCTAATGAACGCCAGTACAAGGCACTTAAAGACATCAACTTTCAGGTGGCCAAAGGGGAATTCGTCGGGATTATGGGCGCATCTGGTTCCGGGAAAACCACGCTCTTAAACATGCTGTCGACGCTCGATACACCAACTAAGGGCGATGTCATCGTCAACGGCCACGACGTCACCAAGATGCGGGGCAACCAGCTGGCTGACTTTAGGGCCGAAGAAGTTGGATTTATTTTTCAAGATTTTAATCTGTTGGAAAGCCTGACGGCGGAAGAAAATATCGGCCTACCACTAGCCCTCAAAGGTACGTCATCACGAGTCATGGACCAAGCCATTCATGAAGTGGCGGAGACGCTGTCCATCGCTGACCTATTGCAGAAGTATCCAGCGGAACTGTCCGGTGGTCAGAAGCAACGGGTGGCTGCAGCACGGGCAATCGTCCACCATCCGTCAATTTTAATGGGGGACGAACCAACTGGGGCGTTGGATTCGACGAGTGCTCGGGAACTGTTGGACTTGTTGACGACCATCAATCAGAAACAAGCCATGTCGGTTCTCCTGGTGACCCATGATCCGTTTTCCGCTAGTTTCTGCCAACGTATTCTATTCATCAAAGATGGCCAGATTGGTTCAGAGTTGCGGCGAGAAAATCAAGACCGGAGTGCCTTTTACCAAGAGATCTTAAACGAACTCGGCACTTTCAACGAGTAG
- a CDS encoding aldo/keto reductase family oxidoreductase: MKQLNLGGTSWQASAAALGIMRMGTLNVDDAVKALQAAHEAGINYIDSADIYGGGLSEETFGKALKASDLNRDDFYIQSKGGIILDPARSHDGLVFGQRYDFSKQHLLDAVDGILERMGIDYLDAFLLHRPDPLMEPAEVADAFDTLQRAGKVRHFGVSNFNVQQYLMLQEAVNQKLMFNQLQFSAAHSQMISEGLQVNMDNSPVATDGGMLEFARRKNITIQAWSPFQYGLFEGMFINDPKYPELNQKLQELADKYGVSKNGIATAWILRHPANIQVLLGTMNPDHIKDSAAGADVNLTKQEWYDIYLSAGNILP; the protein is encoded by the coding sequence ATGAAACAATTAAATTTAGGTGGCACATCCTGGCAAGCCTCCGCAGCCGCTTTAGGGATCATGCGGATGGGCACCCTCAACGTCGATGACGCCGTAAAAGCCCTCCAAGCCGCTCACGAAGCGGGTATCAACTATATTGATTCCGCTGACATCTATGGGGGTGGACTCTCCGAAGAAACCTTCGGTAAGGCCCTCAAGGCTTCTGACCTGAATCGTGACGACTTCTACATTCAATCTAAGGGTGGCATTATCTTAGACCCTGCCCGGAGTCACGACGGTTTGGTCTTCGGCCAGCGCTACGATTTCTCCAAACAACACCTATTAGACGCCGTGGATGGCATCTTGGAACGGATGGGGATCGACTACCTGGATGCCTTTCTGTTGCACCGACCAGACCCACTGATGGAACCCGCGGAAGTTGCAGACGCCTTTGATACCCTGCAACGAGCTGGTAAGGTCCGTCATTTTGGGGTTTCTAATTTCAACGTCCAACAGTACTTGATGCTGCAGGAAGCCGTTAATCAGAAATTGATGTTCAACCAACTTCAATTCAGTGCGGCCCACTCCCAGATGATCAGTGAAGGCTTACAGGTCAACATGGACAACTCACCAGTTGCCACTGATGGTGGCATGTTAGAGTTTGCTCGGCGAAAGAACATTACCATCCAGGCCTGGTCCCCATTCCAGTATGGCCTGTTTGAAGGCATGTTCATCAACGACCCGAAGTACCCTGAATTGAACCAAAAGTTGCAAGAACTCGCTGACAAGTACGGCGTTTCTAAGAATGGTATTGCTACCGCTTGGATTCTCCGGCACCCAGCCAACATTCAGGTTCTACTCGGTACCATGAATCCAGACCACATCAAGGATAGTGCGGCCGGTGCTGACGTTAACCTGACGAAACAGGAGTGGTATGACATTTACCTGTCTGCCGGCAACATCTTACCTTAA
- a CDS encoding TetR/AcrR family transcriptional regulator, with protein MANKKILDKFPEIVQANPELTQKQKDVLIASIRLFAEQGYANTSTHQIAVAAHQSEGTMFKHFKSKANILRVALDPVIKQLIPDVEAEFKRESLQHTSASLHEFLDFFVRNRMAFAAENQDAIKVFFSELLYNEDLRQKFIETARNELIAAFHDTIVEMQRRHVMIDWPFNEIFRYIIAVIVGYVVDRYVLFPEREWDDDVEAKYLIAELEKVLQP; from the coding sequence ATGGCGAACAAAAAAATCTTGGATAAGTTTCCAGAAATCGTTCAGGCCAACCCGGAGCTGACCCAAAAACAGAAGGATGTGTTAATCGCTAGCATTCGTCTGTTTGCTGAACAGGGGTACGCGAATACCAGTACCCACCAGATTGCGGTGGCCGCCCACCAGTCAGAGGGCACCATGTTCAAGCACTTTAAGTCGAAGGCTAACATCCTACGCGTGGCTCTGGATCCCGTGATCAAGCAACTCATCCCTGATGTGGAAGCGGAGTTCAAGCGGGAATCGTTGCAGCATACTAGTGCCAGTCTCCACGAATTTCTCGACTTTTTCGTCCGGAATCGCATGGCCTTTGCTGCAGAAAATCAGGACGCCATCAAGGTCTTCTTCAGTGAACTTCTATACAATGAAGACCTGCGGCAGAAGTTTATTGAAACTGCCCGTAATGAATTGATTGCCGCCTTTCATGACACCATCGTGGAAATGCAGCGTCGTCACGTCATGATTGACTGGCCATTTAACGAAATTTTCCGGTACATCATCGCCGTCATTGTCGGTTACGTGGTCGACCGCTACGTCCTCTTCCCTGAACGCGAGTGGGACGACGATGTCGAGGCGAAATATTTAATTGCCGAACTTGAAAAAGTATTACAGCCCTAG